In one Oryza glaberrima chromosome 2, OglaRS2, whole genome shotgun sequence genomic region, the following are encoded:
- the LOC127763157 gene encoding uncharacterized protein LOC127763157 — MALMMSLRFAPPASVAAPPPRRPRAVASSASSPALQRRRPQNVPGDFFVDHRCIDCQTCRWMAPEVFKRVDGKAAVAAQPISDEHRTKALQALLSCPTSSIHTEKPAKDILQVQNMFPLPIDNHLLPGVYLCGYHSQDSYGATSYLLTHPDGNILVDSPRYTTKLAENIEKLGGARYMFLTHMDDVADHRKWAERLKCERIIHSGDVEDVTADVEWKLTGNGPWDIGADFELIHTPGHTEGSVCLFYKPVKALFTGDHVAKSEESDDLDLFLMYSKQSVGLQLDSMRKLLKLDFEWFLPGHGYRIHYKDVHAKDSAIESLIANYTS; from the exons ATGGCGTTGATGATGAGCCTTCGCTTCGCCCCCCCAGCGTCcgtcgctgctccgccgccgcgacgaccaCGAGCTGTTGCCTCTTCGGCGTCCTCTCCGGCACtccaacgccgccgcccgcagaaCGTCCCCGGCGACTTCTTCGTCG ATCACCGATGCATCGATTGCCAGACCTGCCGCTGGATGGCTCCG GAGGTGTTCAAGAGGGTGGACGGaaaagccgccgtcgccgcgcagcCCATCTCCGACGAACACAGGACCAAGGCCCTGCAG GCTCTGCTCTCCTGTCCTACTTCCTCCATTCACACCGAGAAACCTGCAAAGGACATTCTTCAAGTGCAAAACATGTTCCCGCTCCCCATCGACAATCATCTTCTCCCT GGTGTTTACCTCTGTGGCTATCATTCTCAAGATTCATATGGAGCAACTTCTTATCTTTTAACCCATCCAGATGGAAACATACTAGTTGACAG CCCAAGGTATACAACGAAACTGGCAGAGAACATCGAAAAACTTGGTGGAGCACGCTACATGTTTTTGACCCACAT GGATGATGTCGCGGATCATAGGAAGTGGGCTGAGCGGCTAAAATGTGAGAGGATCATCCATTCGGGCGAT GTAGAGGATGTTACTGCAGATGTTGAGTGGAAACTTACTGGAAATGGCCCATGGGACATTGGAGCTGATTTCGAACTTATCCATACCCCAGGTCATACTGAA GGTTCAGTCTGCTTATTCTACAAACCAGTAAAGGCGCTTTTCACTGGAGATCATGTTGCAAAATCAGAAGAATCTGATGATTTAGATCTCTTTCTTATGTACAGCAAGCAATCAG TGGGCTTGCAGCTGGACAGCATGAGAAAATTGTTGAAGTTAGACTTCGAGTGGTTTTTACCTG gTCATGGCTATCGAATCCATTATAAAGACGTACATGCTAAGGATTCAGCAATCGAGTCCCTCATAGCTAACTACACAAGCTAG